From one Peptoniphilaceae bacterium AMB_02 genomic stretch:
- a CDS encoding ribonucleotide-diphosphate reductase subunit beta: MKLERKALFNEHGDIELNKRKLMNGNTTNLNDFNNLKYTWVSDWYRQAMNNFWIPEEINLNQDIKDYRNLSEDEKTAYDKILSFLIFLDSLQMANLPNLSEFITANEVNLCLTIQAYQEAIHSQSYGYILDTICSPEERSEILYQWKDDPFLLARNKFIGDKYNDFYYERTKLNLAKTLIANYILEGIYFYSGFMFFYALGRNGKMPGTVQEIRYINRDENTHLWLFRSILLDLKKEEPELFNEENIQFYRNMIIQGVEEEIKWADYVLGDRISGLSKTNVDAYLKYLGNLRSKGLGLDIIFPGFEKEPESMAWVAEYSDPNAIKTDFFEAKVSAYAKSTVIEDDL, encoded by the coding sequence ATGAAATTAGAAAGAAAAGCACTGTTTAATGAACATGGCGATATTGAACTTAATAAGAGAAAGTTGATGAATGGTAATACAACCAATCTTAACGATTTTAACAATTTAAAATACACTTGGGTTAGTGACTGGTACAGACAAGCCATGAATAACTTCTGGATTCCTGAAGAAATAAACTTAAATCAGGATATAAAAGATTATAGAAATCTATCTGAAGATGAAAAGACTGCTTATGACAAAATACTTTCATTTCTTATATTTTTAGATAGTTTGCAAATGGCAAATCTACCCAACTTAAGCGAATTTATAACTGCAAATGAAGTCAATCTCTGTTTGACGATACAAGCGTATCAGGAAGCCATCCACTCACAAAGTTACGGCTATATACTGGATACCATATGTTCTCCTGAAGAAAGATCTGAAATACTATATCAGTGGAAAGACGATCCTTTCCTTTTGGCTAGAAACAAGTTCATTGGCGATAAATACAACGACTTTTATTATGAAAGAACTAAGTTAAACCTTGCAAAAACACTTATAGCTAACTATATCTTGGAGGGTATTTATTTTTATTCAGGCTTTATGTTCTTCTATGCACTGGGTAGAAATGGTAAGATGCCTGGAACAGTACAGGAAATAAGATATATTAATAGAGACGAAAATACTCACCTTTGGTTATTTAGATCGATTTTATTGGATCTAAAAAAAGAAGAACCTGAATTATTTAATGAAGAAAATATTCAATTTTACAGAAACATGATTATTCAAGGTGTAGAAGAAGAAATAAAATGGGCTGATTATGTCTTAGGCGACAGGATTTCCGGATTATCCAAGACCAATGTCGATGCTTATCTTAAATACTTGGGTAATCTAAGATCTAAAGGTTTAGGTCTGGATATAATATTCCCGGGTTTTGAAAAGGAACCTGAGTCAATGGCATGGGTTGCTGAATATTCGGATCCCAATGCAATAAAGACAGACTTTTTCGAAGCAAAAGTTTCGGCATATGCCAAGTCAACCGTTATAGAAGACGACTTATAA
- a CDS encoding ribonucleoside-diphosphate reductase subunit alpha has protein sequence MNIIKRNGSIVEFDRKKIELAIQKAFNSVCQPVTQEILEKMSGEIVSKIESNFPKSHMITVEEVQDLVEITLIENSYYAVVKSYILYRASHHTMRKTIEDFSKYFTDEEIIEELKSVQREFTEDMYNLSFLRTKFSSFVTENMNEDQLLELLTRSASELTSKEAPNWEFIAARFLSLNITRLIRNEIVKYDISDFYSKIVFLTDNSLYGKYILDNYSREDIDELEAYIDNSRDHLFNFSGLDLVYKRYLIKDPNGRILESPQEMFMGISMHLAIPEADKKVEWAKKIYDILSTLKVTMATPTMSNARKPFHQLSSCFIDTVPDSLDGIYRSIDNFAQVSKHGGGMGLYFGKVRAMGSDIRGFKGVAGGVNRWIKLANDTAVAVDQLGVRQGAVAVYLDAWHKDLPEFLQLKTNSGDDRMKAHDVFPGICFPNYFWELAKESLDNNWYLMCPHEIKTTMGYSLEDYYGDEWKKRYEECVNNPKLDKRAMSIKDIVRLFLKSAVETGTPFVFNRDIVNKYNPNNHKGMIYSSNLCTEIAQNMSGIESVSIDVESNDDGDIVTTKTKAGDFVVCNLASLVLGNIEVNDSEELKRVVTTVVRALDNVIELNYYPIPYAKITNKKYRSIGLGTSGYHHVLVKNDLNFQSDEHLDFADKLYEDINYYAIKASMEIAKEKGSYHFFEGSDWQNGDYFEKRAYNSSRWIDLKNEVQNNGIRNGYLMAVAPTGSTSIIAGTTAAIDPVMKRYYLEEKKGSIVPRVAPSLTPRTFWLYENAHEIDQNWVIKAAGIRQRHIDQGQSLNLYVTTDYTMSRILGLYIKAWEEEVKTIYYVRSQALEIEECDSCSA, from the coding sequence ATGAATATAATAAAGAGAAATGGTTCCATCGTAGAATTCGACAGAAAAAAGATTGAACTTGCAATCCAAAAAGCTTTCAATAGTGTATGTCAGCCCGTAACTCAAGAGATTTTAGAGAAGATGTCGGGTGAGATTGTATCTAAAATTGAAAGTAATTTTCCAAAATCCCATATGATTACAGTTGAAGAAGTTCAAGACCTGGTTGAAATTACACTTATAGAGAATTCCTACTATGCAGTAGTCAAATCCTATATTTTATACAGAGCTTCTCATCATACCATGAGAAAGACCATAGAAGATTTTTCTAAATATTTCACAGATGAAGAAATAATAGAAGAATTAAAGAGTGTTCAACGTGAATTTACCGAAGATATGTACAATTTAAGTTTCCTAAGAACTAAATTCTCTTCTTTCGTGACCGAAAATATGAATGAAGATCAGCTTCTGGAACTATTAACCAGATCCGCCTCTGAACTGACATCTAAAGAAGCTCCAAATTGGGAATTTATTGCTGCTAGATTCTTATCTCTCAATATAACAAGACTGATTAGAAATGAAATCGTAAAATATGATATAAGTGATTTTTATAGTAAGATTGTATTCTTAACAGACAATTCACTATACGGCAAGTATATTTTAGACAATTATTCAAGAGAAGATATAGACGAACTCGAAGCTTACATTGATAATTCCAGAGATCATCTTTTCAATTTTAGTGGGCTTGACCTGGTATATAAGAGATATCTCATTAAGGACCCTAACGGAAGAATCCTTGAAAGTCCCCAAGAGATGTTTATGGGTATCTCTATGCACCTTGCCATCCCGGAAGCTGATAAAAAAGTCGAATGGGCTAAAAAAATCTACGATATTTTAAGTACTTTAAAAGTAACCATGGCAACACCTACGATGTCAAATGCCAGAAAGCCGTTCCATCAATTATCGTCATGCTTTATCGATACAGTACCGGACTCACTGGATGGAATCTATAGGAGTATTGATAATTTTGCACAAGTATCAAAGCATGGTGGGGGTATGGGATTATACTTCGGTAAGGTAAGAGCCATGGGTTCTGATATAAGAGGATTTAAAGGCGTAGCCGGTGGGGTAAACAGATGGATAAAACTGGCAAATGACACTGCCGTTGCCGTAGATCAGCTCGGAGTTAGACAAGGCGCTGTAGCAGTATATCTGGATGCATGGCATAAAGATCTGCCTGAATTTTTACAACTGAAAACCAATAGTGGTGATGATAGAATGAAGGCACATGATGTCTTTCCTGGGATATGCTTCCCAAACTATTTCTGGGAATTGGCAAAAGAAAGCCTCGATAATAATTGGTACTTGATGTGCCCTCACGAAATAAAGACCACAATGGGATACAGTCTGGAAGATTACTATGGCGATGAATGGAAAAAAAGATACGAGGAGTGCGTAAACAATCCAAAACTTGATAAAAGAGCCATGTCTATAAAGGATATAGTAAGACTATTCTTAAAGTCTGCAGTAGAAACTGGAACGCCTTTTGTTTTCAATAGAGATATAGTTAATAAATACAATCCAAATAACCATAAGGGGATGATTTATTCATCTAACTTATGTACTGAAATTGCTCAAAACATGAGCGGTATAGAATCTGTATCTATCGATGTGGAGTCAAATGATGATGGTGATATTGTAACAACTAAAACCAAAGCTGGTGATTTTGTAGTTTGCAACCTGGCTTCCCTGGTCTTGGGAAATATCGAAGTTAATGATAGTGAAGAACTGAAAAGAGTGGTTACAACAGTCGTTAGGGCACTTGATAATGTTATCGAATTAAACTATTATCCTATCCCCTACGCAAAAATCACAAATAAAAAATATAGATCTATCGGACTTGGTACAAGCGGATACCATCATGTCCTTGTAAAAAATGATTTAAACTTCCAAAGCGATGAACACTTGGATTTTGCCGACAAACTATATGAAGATATCAACTACTATGCCATAAAAGCAAGTATGGAGATTGCAAAAGAAAAAGGATCTTACCACTTCTTTGAAGGTTCCGACTGGCAAAATGGTGACTATTTTGAGAAAAGAGCATATAATAGTAGTAGATGGATTGACTTAAAAAACGAAGTACAAAACAATGGTATAAGAAACGGATATTTGATGGCAGTTGCACCAACCGGTTCAACCTCAATAATTGCCGGAACTACAGCAGCCATAGACCCTGTTATGAAGAGATACTACTTGGAAGAAAAGAAAGGATCTATAGTTCCGAGAGTTGCTCCTTCCCTAACACCTAGGACATTCTGGTTATATGAAAATGCTCATGAAATAGACCAAAACTGGGTAATCAAAGCTGCAGGCATAAGACAAAGACATATAGATCAAGGACAGTCCCTAAATCTTTATGTAACCACAGACTATACCATGAGTAGAATCCTTGGACTTTATATAAAAGCATGGGAGGAAGAGGTTAAAACCATTTACTATGTTAGAAGTCAAGCCTTGGAAATAGAAGAATGTGACAGTTGTTCCGCATAA
- a CDS encoding CsbD family protein: MDKFKKDLKDLKENVEEKFDKVKDQAEKKAEDVKKDAEKGADKVKDKAKEIVDDIKDKAEEIKKKL; the protein is encoded by the coding sequence ATGGATAAATTTAAAAAAGATTTAAAAGACTTAAAGGAAAATGTAGAAGAAAAATTTGATAAAGTAAAAGACCAGGCTGAAAAGAAAGCTGAAGATGTAAAAAAAGACGCTGAAAAGGGAGCCGATAAGGTAAAAGACAAAGCTAAAGAAATTGTAGACGACATAAAAGATAAAGCTGAAGAGATTAAGAAAAAACTTTAA
- a CDS encoding cell wall-binding repeat-containing protein yields MNRKILKTTFIVVLALFLMLPLTAVADDNVKFEIVRIADKGRIETSIQVSSNAFETSDYVIITNGFNFPDALAGGPLASALNAPILLTEKESLSDAVLKEIIELGASKAIILGSEGSVSKRVAEQLNVVADVERIGGDDRYETAALIAERVMNITGTTSVAVTNGHKYPDALSASAYLGANGIPIVLVAENNIPIATQRFLDHMDINKTIVVGGVKTVSSDVMNNLKNPERIAGSNRFETSIALSKKAYKNPSNVILVNAYNFPDALSAVGLTSKYKAPVLLTAQEALPRNIKNYLEQIKPRRVLMVGGKGSISTEIAGELLDSFGELNGKPEVPEFAPLEYNEEFAKEMAEIINRLRTEQGLEPFAWDDGLEAAAKIRAKEIVENLSHTRPNGENFSTVNKEQVRGENLAILNAYPKDVIDIMMSASGQSSNLLRKEPYFKSIGIACWADSEGKAHWVQMFGVPKQ; encoded by the coding sequence ATGAACAGAAAAATATTAAAAACTACATTTATAGTGGTATTGGCACTATTTTTGATGCTGCCGCTCACTGCAGTCGCAGATGATAATGTGAAATTTGAAATTGTAAGAATTGCTGATAAAGGTAGGATTGAGACATCTATTCAAGTTAGTAGCAATGCTTTCGAAACTTCCGATTATGTAATCATTACCAATGGTTTCAATTTTCCCGATGCACTAGCCGGTGGACCTTTGGCATCAGCGCTTAATGCACCGATATTACTAACTGAAAAAGAGAGTCTGTCTGATGCAGTCCTCAAAGAGATAATAGAATTAGGAGCTTCAAAAGCTATAATTTTAGGCAGTGAAGGATCTGTTTCTAAAAGAGTGGCAGAGCAATTAAATGTCGTAGCGGATGTTGAAAGAATCGGAGGAGATGACAGGTATGAAACCGCAGCTCTAATCGCTGAAAGGGTTATGAATATTACCGGAACTACATCAGTAGCAGTAACCAATGGACATAAGTATCCCGATGCATTATCAGCGAGTGCTTATCTAGGTGCTAACGGAATACCGATAGTTCTAGTTGCAGAGAATAATATCCCGATTGCTACACAAAGATTTTTAGACCACATGGACATCAATAAAACAATTGTAGTCGGAGGAGTAAAAACTGTTTCTAGCGATGTAATGAATAATCTTAAAAATCCTGAAAGAATTGCAGGAAGTAATAGGTTTGAAACTTCTATAGCGCTGTCAAAAAAGGCTTATAAAAATCCAAGCAATGTAATACTTGTAAATGCTTATAATTTTCCTGATGCCCTGTCAGCAGTTGGATTGACGTCAAAATATAAAGCTCCTGTACTACTTACTGCTCAGGAAGCATTACCTAGAAATATTAAGAATTATTTAGAACAAATTAAGCCTAGAAGAGTATTGATGGTTGGGGGCAAGGGGTCTATATCAACTGAAATTGCGGGTGAATTACTAGATAGTTTTGGTGAGTTGAATGGAAAGCCTGAGGTTCCTGAGTTTGCACCTCTGGAATATAATGAAGAATTTGCAAAAGAAATGGCTGAGATTATCAATAGATTGAGAACAGAACAAGGACTTGAGCCATTTGCTTGGGATGATGGACTTGAAGCAGCAGCTAAGATTAGGGCAAAAGAAATAGTAGAAAATCTATCTCATACCAGACCAAATGGTGAAAATTTCTCAACTGTTAACAAAGAACAGGTTAGAGGAGAAAACCTTGCAATCTTAAATGCATATCCTAAAGATGTAATAGATATTATGATGTCGGCTTCAGGACAAAGTAGTAATCTTTTGAGAAAAGAACCATATTTTAAATCAATAGGTATAGCTTGTTGGGCTGATTCAGAAGGTAAGGCTCACTGGGTACAAATGTTTGGGGTTCCAAAACAATAG
- a CDS encoding HAD-IB family hydrolase has product MKNKHIAAFFDIDGTLTRTSLMIDHFLRLVKNDVIEEHTWINEIKPLYDDYNRRYVDYDNYLDVVASVYMDTLKGIKYDFIDFIAQQVIKHNADIVYTYTRSQIKWHLEQGHLVFFISGSPNFLVKHIAKKYGVTDYRGTIYCLDEDDVFTGNFIKMWDSKSKLSMMTQFDKMYGIDFGKSYAYGDTNGDISMLERVGTAVAINPTNTLLEYIKNNDSLKKKVTIIVERKDVIYKITPDVETHKLV; this is encoded by the coding sequence ATGAAAAATAAACATATAGCAGCTTTTTTCGACATCGACGGTACATTGACCAGAACTTCACTTATGATAGATCATTTTTTGCGATTGGTAAAAAATGATGTCATAGAAGAACATACATGGATTAATGAAATAAAACCACTTTATGACGACTATAATAGAAGATATGTTGATTATGATAATTATCTGGACGTAGTAGCCAGTGTATATATGGATACGCTAAAGGGTATTAAATATGACTTTATAGACTTTATAGCGCAGCAAGTTATAAAACATAATGCAGATATAGTATATACTTATACAAGATCTCAAATAAAATGGCATCTCGAGCAAGGTCATCTAGTTTTTTTCATTTCGGGAAGTCCAAACTTTCTGGTAAAACATATTGCAAAGAAATATGGAGTTACTGATTATAGGGGAACCATTTATTGTTTGGATGAAGACGATGTTTTCACCGGCAATTTCATAAAGATGTGGGACAGTAAGAGTAAACTCAGCATGATGACTCAATTCGATAAGATGTATGGAATAGACTTTGGAAAATCCTATGCTTATGGAGACACCAATGGTGATATCTCAATGCTTGAAAGGGTCGGTACGGCAGTGGCGATTAACCCTACAAATACTCTTCTTGAGTATATTAAAAATAATGACAGTTTAAAAAAGAAAGTAACGATAATTGTAGAAAGGAAAGATGTAATATATAAAATCACACCGGATGTTGAAACACATAAACTGGTGTAA
- a CDS encoding IS1634 family transposase: protein MFLKKDKRANGKTYLTIIKGYRDPVTKKSRNKSVMKVGYLEDLLDQYEDPIAHFEEVAARLTEEERLANLPLSFTFDSKEVIKSNVVNRKNLGYVVLSHFYHNLKIHEFWNNRQKTSGTDFLLNHVFQLLVFTRSLYPSSKKASFDYINSFFTKFDFSLHDVYRALSKFYPYKDDLILWIHQNIIQYYGRDLSKVYYDVTNYYFEIPYEDDFRKRGVSKEHRPNPIIQMGLLMDNSGIPISYELFEGNTNDSITLMPSLNKLKKHFNLGKVIVVADKAMNSGENMAYNIIKGNGYIFSGSVRGASRELKDFVLDQTGYSDNSDEFKIKSRIVPQDIWVTDIHNKRKKVPIDQKQVVFYSEKYAKKSRMDRERTILKTLKLIEKGIDRPNSSAYKYIKKEFIDLETGEILKTKKNDFLDIQKIKEEEKYDGYYIINTSELDMKDMDIVQAYHGLWKIEESFKITKSQLEARPVYLSRKDRIESHFLICFVTLVLLRLLEKDLDGSNISIEKAIEEMREITGTHLDENYYMFDCFNEIIEKLGQTVGVDFSKRFITVAEIDSLISGVKKGL, encoded by the coding sequence ATGTTTCTTAAAAAGGATAAAAGAGCCAATGGTAAGACTTATCTCACCATTATTAAAGGCTATCGTGACCCTGTTACTAAAAAATCTAGAAATAAATCTGTTATGAAAGTTGGGTATTTAGAGGATTTATTAGACCAATATGAAGATCCTATTGCTCATTTTGAAGAAGTTGCTGCTAGACTAACGGAAGAAGAGAGATTAGCTAATCTGCCGCTTAGTTTCACTTTTGATTCTAAAGAGGTAATTAAGTCTAATGTGGTTAATCGAAAAAACTTAGGATATGTTGTATTATCTCATTTCTACCACAATCTTAAAATTCATGAGTTTTGGAATAATAGACAAAAAACTTCCGGTACTGATTTTTTGCTTAACCATGTATTCCAATTACTTGTTTTTACTAGATCTCTATATCCATCATCTAAAAAGGCTTCTTTTGACTATATCAATTCCTTTTTTACTAAATTCGATTTTAGTCTTCACGATGTCTATAGAGCTTTATCTAAGTTTTATCCTTACAAGGATGATTTAATTCTATGGATTCATCAAAATATTATTCAATACTATGGTAGAGATCTTTCTAAAGTCTACTATGATGTTACTAATTACTATTTTGAGATTCCTTATGAGGATGATTTTAGAAAAAGAGGTGTTTCTAAAGAGCATAGACCTAATCCTATTATTCAAATGGGTCTTTTAATGGATAATTCAGGGATTCCTATCTCCTATGAACTTTTTGAAGGTAATACAAATGATAGTATCACTCTCATGCCTTCATTGAATAAGTTGAAAAAACATTTTAATCTTGGTAAGGTCATTGTTGTTGCGGATAAGGCTATGAATAGTGGTGAAAACATGGCTTACAATATCATTAAAGGGAATGGCTATATATTTTCCGGGTCTGTTAGAGGTGCGTCAAGAGAACTGAAAGATTTTGTTTTAGATCAAACTGGTTATTCTGATAATTCAGATGAGTTCAAAATTAAATCAAGGATTGTGCCTCAAGATATTTGGGTTACAGATATTCATAACAAAAGAAAAAAGGTTCCTATAGATCAGAAACAAGTTGTATTTTATTCAGAAAAATATGCTAAGAAGTCTAGGATGGATAGAGAAAGAACTATTCTTAAGACATTAAAGTTAATTGAGAAAGGTATTGATAGACCAAATTCCAGCGCTTACAAGTATATTAAGAAGGAGTTCATTGATCTAGAAACCGGTGAAATATTAAAGACTAAGAAGAATGATTTTTTAGACATTCAAAAAATTAAAGAAGAAGAAAAGTATGATGGATACTACATCATAAATACCAGTGAACTAGATATGAAGGATATGGATATAGTCCAAGCATATCACGGATTGTGGAAGATAGAAGAGTCGTTTAAAATTACAAAGTCTCAATTAGAAGCAAGACCGGTATATTTATCGAGAAAAGACAGAATAGAATCTCATTTTCTAATATGTTTTGTGACTTTGGTTTTACTAAGACTTTTAGAAAAAGATTTAGATGGATCAAATATCAGCATTGAGAAGGCTATAGAAGAAATGCGTGAAATTACAGGAACTCATTTAGACGAAAACTACTATATGTTCGATTGTTTTAATGAGATAATTGAGAAACTAGGTCAAACAGTTGGAGTTGATTTTTCGAAAAGATTTATAACCGTCGCAGAAATAGATTCCCTTATTTCGGGTGTAAAAAAGGGTTTGTAG
- the thrS gene encoding threonine--tRNA ligase, whose translation MIKVKFPDNSVKEYDEGVLLSEVASGISEGLLRNSLGAVVNGEIKGLQEPLKEDSEVRFVNFDDEEGREVFRHTSAHLMALAVKRLYPDTKFAIGPAIKDGFYYDFDTEHRFAPEDLEKIEAEMKNIVKENPIMERFEMSRDEALRYFQEKGEEFKVDLIENLPDDEDISFYKLGDFTDLCRGPHLYDLKKIKAFKLLNIAGAYWRGDENNKMLQRIYGTSFEKKKQLDEHLERLEEAKKRDHRKIGKEMDLFSFHDEGPGFPFYHPNGMVLRNTLIDWWRKVLEKNGYGEILTPYILNEALWHRSGHWDHYQDNMYFTQIDGEDYAVKPMNCPGSIIVYSSKLHSYRDLPIRFSEFGLVHRHELSGALHGLFRVRAFTQDDAHVYCLPEQVKDEVFKMIDLADYLYSTFGFKYDVELSTRPDDFMGDPKSWDYAEESLEAALKERGIEYRINEGDGAFYGPKIDFHLEDAIGRTWQCGTIQLDFQMPERFELYYIDENNEKQRPVMLHRALLGSLERFIGSLVEHYAGKFPAWLAPVQVKILPISDKYNEYALKVKDMLMDEDIRVEVDTRAEKIGFKIRAAQMEKVPYSLIIGEKEAESNTVSVRKRDIGDEGSLGTEEFIVKIKEEIKNKIN comes from the coding sequence ATGATAAAAGTTAAATTTCCGGATAATTCGGTAAAAGAATACGATGAAGGCGTACTATTAAGTGAGGTAGCTTCAGGTATTTCTGAGGGGCTTTTAAGAAACTCACTTGGAGCTGTAGTTAATGGAGAAATCAAAGGACTACAAGAACCTCTGAAGGAGGATTCAGAGGTAAGATTCGTGAATTTTGATGATGAAGAGGGTAGAGAGGTATTTAGGCATACTTCAGCGCACCTTATGGCACTGGCTGTAAAAAGACTATATCCTGATACTAAGTTTGCAATAGGACCTGCTATTAAAGATGGTTTTTACTATGATTTCGATACTGAGCACAGATTTGCACCTGAAGATCTTGAAAAAATAGAAGCGGAAATGAAAAATATAGTAAAAGAAAATCCTATTATGGAAAGATTTGAAATGTCAAGAGATGAAGCATTAAGATACTTCCAAGAAAAAGGAGAAGAATTCAAAGTAGATTTGATTGAAAATCTACCCGATGATGAAGATATATCTTTCTATAAACTTGGAGATTTTACTGACCTATGTAGAGGACCGCATCTATATGATTTGAAAAAAATCAAAGCTTTTAAACTTCTAAATATTGCCGGAGCATATTGGAGAGGCGACGAAAACAACAAGATGCTTCAAAGGATCTATGGAACTTCTTTTGAAAAGAAAAAACAATTGGATGAACATCTTGAAAGACTTGAAGAAGCTAAGAAAAGAGACCATAGGAAAATTGGTAAAGAAATGGATCTTTTCAGTTTCCATGATGAAGGACCGGGATTCCCGTTTTATCATCCGAATGGAATGGTGCTTAGGAATACACTGATTGATTGGTGGAGAAAAGTCTTAGAGAAAAATGGATATGGAGAAATTTTAACTCCATATATACTAAATGAAGCTCTATGGCATAGATCAGGTCACTGGGATCACTATCAGGACAATATGTATTTTACTCAAATAGATGGAGAAGACTATGCGGTAAAACCGATGAACTGTCCGGGTTCTATTATAGTATACAGTTCTAAACTCCATTCATATAGAGACCTACCTATTAGATTCTCAGAGTTTGGATTAGTTCATCGTCACGAACTCTCAGGAGCTCTTCATGGTTTGTTTAGAGTTAGAGCATTTACTCAAGATGATGCCCATGTATATTGTCTACCTGAACAGGTAAAAGATGAAGTATTCAAGATGATCGATTTAGCCGATTATCTATATTCTACTTTTGGATTTAAGTACGATGTAGAATTATCAACTAGACCGGATGATTTCATGGGAGATCCAAAGTCTTGGGATTATGCTGAGGAAAGTCTGGAAGCTGCATTAAAAGAAAGAGGAATTGAATACAGAATAAATGAAGGAGACGGAGCTTTCTATGGACCGAAGATAGACTTCCATCTTGAGGATGCCATAGGAAGAACCTGGCAATGTGGAACTATACAATTAGATTTCCAAATGCCTGAGAGATTTGAACTATACTATATCGATGAAAACAATGAGAAACAAAGACCGGTTATGCTTCACAGAGCTCTACTCGGATCACTTGAGAGATTTATCGGTAGTTTGGTAGAACACTATGCAGGCAAGTTCCCGGCTTGGTTAGCGCCAGTTCAAGTAAAAATTCTTCCTATATCAGACAAGTATAACGAGTATGCACTTAAAGTAAAAGATATGCTCATGGATGAGGATATTAGGGTAGAAGTTGATACCAGAGCTGAGAAGATAGGATTTAAGATTAGAGCAGCTCAAATGGAAAAGGTACCATATAGCTTGATTATAGGAGAGAAAGAGGCCGAATCAAATACAGTATCCGTTCGTAAACGTGATATTGGAGATGAAGGATCGCTGGGTACTGAAGAATTCATCGTGAAGATTAAAGAAGAGATAAAAAATAAAATAAACTAA
- a CDS encoding type 1 glutamine amidotransferase domain-containing protein — translation MKKIIILIENQFDEQELIYPYHRFRENYEVELVGSNRDEVYKSKSGVSFKSTLSSAEVKVEDYDGIFIPGGFSPDFMRRCEQTVNLVREFDKAKKPIAAICHGPWLMASACDIKGKEITSFYSIKDDLINAGANYVDREVVVSDHLITGRTPADLPAVVKAFIEKID, via the coding sequence TTGAAAAAAATCATAATACTGATAGAAAATCAATTTGACGAACAGGAACTTATCTATCCCTACCATAGATTTAGAGAGAACTATGAAGTAGAGCTGGTGGGATCAAATAGAGATGAGGTTTACAAATCAAAGTCTGGTGTAAGTTTCAAATCTACACTATCATCTGCAGAGGTCAAAGTTGAAGATTATGACGGAATCTTCATACCTGGTGGATTTTCACCCGACTTTATGAGAAGATGTGAACAAACGGTAAACCTTGTTAGAGAGTTTGACAAAGCTAAGAAGCCCATCGCCGCAATCTGTCATGGACCTTGGTTAATGGCAAGCGCTTGTGATATAAAGGGAAAAGAAATCACATCCTTCTATAGCATAAAGGATGATTTAATAAATGCAGGTGCAAACTATGTGGACAGAGAAGTAGTAGTTTCAGATCACTTAATAACCGGTAGAACCCCTGCCGATTTACCTGCCGTCGTAAAAGCTTTTATTGAGAAAATCGATTAA
- a CDS encoding LysO family transporter — protein MLKYLIFFLIGGIVGRVFKLKDAKMKKVQILQSLSVLLILFIMGINLGKNKELFSNIGKIGFRSAAFAISSILISILFVYIYEKYVYKRRKGEGAND, from the coding sequence ATGTTAAAATACTTAATATTTTTTTTGATAGGTGGAATAGTTGGACGTGTTTTTAAGCTGAAAGATGCAAAAATGAAAAAAGTCCAGATTCTGCAGTCGTTGTCAGTATTGTTAATCCTTTTTATTATGGGAATTAATCTTGGTAAAAACAAAGAACTATTTTCCAATATAGGAAAAATTGGCTTTAGATCTGCCGCCTTTGCTATTTCTTCAATACTTATAAGCATATTATTTGTTTACATATATGAGAAATACGTCTATAAAAGAAGAAAGGGGGAAGGAGCAAATGATTAG